Proteins co-encoded in one Marinitoga sp. 38H-ov genomic window:
- a CDS encoding ATP-binding protein gives MDYIELEILSKTKYIKILRETMKYFLKLNDYNDNEQIFFMELALNEAVANVIEHTYNFDEYKKIIIKFELINSMFNVYIRDFGEKVDIAKIKSRDLDDIKDHGLGVHIISQVFDNIIWKDINEEGNLLVLTKKLGD, from the coding sequence ATGGACTATATAGAATTAGAAATTTTAAGTAAAACAAAATATATTAAGATTTTACGTGAAACTATGAAATATTTTCTTAAATTAAATGATTATAATGACAATGAACAAATATTCTTTATGGAATTAGCTTTAAATGAAGCTGTAGCTAATGTAATTGAACATACTTACAATTTTGACGAGTATAAAAAAATTATTATTAAATTTGAATTGATTAATTCTATGTTCAATGTATATATTAGAGATTTTGGTGAAAAAGTTGATATTGCAAAAATAAAATCTAGAGATTTAGATGATATAAAAGATCATGGATTAGGAGTACATATTATATCTCAGGTTTTTGATAACATAATATGGAAAGATATAAATGAAGAAGGGAATTTATTAGTTTTAACAAAAAAATTGGGGGACTAA
- a CDS encoding epoxyqueuosine reductase QueH: protein MKIFLHVCCAPDLVLAHKKLKEKNIEYTSFFYNPNIFPYTEYEKRYNAFLKLKKMWSFEEIKSEYTHNDFLDEVKNIDVKDEKKRCYKCMYIRMKKTVIKAKELGYTYFSTTLLSSPRKDHNDIKEIAENLCKEYNINFYYENFRSNNSISEGAKFCKTNNIYRQLYCGCEFSLKEAENLRLKSLEKRKKKLLEKLDFNFEHLLNKDLLKIPEDLYPYYLYKHGIDILKDLKPKIILIKKDIAKDFNIKNGRNKIGNWKAKFIVV, encoded by the coding sequence TTGAAAATTTTTTTGCATGTTTGTTGTGCGCCTGATTTAGTTTTAGCTCATAAAAAATTAAAAGAAAAAAATATTGAATATACATCTTTTTTTTACAATCCTAATATTTTTCCCTATACCGAATATGAAAAAAGGTATAATGCTTTTTTAAAATTAAAAAAAATGTGGAGCTTTGAGGAAATTAAATCAGAATATACTCACAATGATTTTTTAGATGAAGTAAAAAATATTGATGTTAAAGACGAAAAAAAAAGATGTTATAAATGTATGTATATTAGAATGAAAAAAACAGTAATAAAGGCGAAAGAACTTGGTTATACATATTTTTCTACAACATTATTATCTAGTCCAAGAAAGGATCATAATGATATAAAAGAAATAGCTGAAAATTTATGTAAAGAATATAACATAAATTTTTATTATGAAAATTTTAGATCAAATAATTCTATTTCTGAAGGGGCAAAGTTTTGTAAAACAAATAATATTTATAGACAGTTATATTGCGGATGTGAATTTTCATTAAAAGAAGCTGAAAATTTGAGGCTTAAATCTTTAGAAAAAAGAAAAAAAAAGTTATTAGAAAAATTAGATTTTAATTTTGAACATCTTTTAAACAAAGATTTATTAAAGATTCCTGAAGATTTATATCCTTACTATCTATACAAACATGGTATTGATATTTTAAAGGATTTAAAACCTAAAATTATATTAATAAAAAAGGATATTGCTAAAGATTTTAATATAAAAAACGGAAGAAACAAAATCGGAAATTGGAAAGCTAAATTCATTGTTGTTTAG
- a CDS encoding helix-hairpin-helix domain-containing protein, which produces MKNKIIFFIIILLVFFLNLYIHFNSQPKVENYQYSKIDLANFTIDELIKIPGIGYKKALKIKEYYENFGFSSVDDLKKVPGIGEKTFEKIKSYFYLSETIYILKENKKININKATYEDLIKLPSIGEKTALKIINYRKIKNINTLDDLKDILTNFQINQIKGVVEF; this is translated from the coding sequence ATGAAGAATAAAATTATTTTTTTTATCATAATACTATTAGTTTTTTTCCTAAATTTATATATACACTTTAATTCTCAACCTAAAGTTGAGAATTATCAGTATAGTAAAATTGACTTAGCAAACTTTACAATAGATGAATTAATAAAAATACCTGGTATTGGATATAAAAAAGCTCTAAAAATTAAAGAATATTATGAAAATTTTGGTTTTTCTTCTGTTGATGATTTGAAAAAAGTTCCTGGCATTGGAGAAAAAACTTTTGAAAAAATAAAATCTTATTTTTATTTATCAGAAACTATTTATATACTTAAAGAAAACAAAAAAATAAATATAAACAAAGCAACATATGAAGATTTAATAAAATTACCAAGTATAGGTGAAAAAACAGCTCTAAAAATTATAAATTATAGGAAAATAAAGAATATAAATACTTTAGACGATTTAAAAGATATATTAACAAATTTTCAAATTAATCAAATAAAAGGAGTTGTAGAGTTTTGA
- a CDS encoding histone deacetylase family protein codes for MKFIYDPRHVFYSPKHEFDGFKLIENKDKPGRIEVIKEIIQLKYGDIIVGSKDFPRSYLYFVHSLDFVNWLKEKQYYLDDNQEYFPNIFGYDMAIDSKTPINKNTFEMAWISAKCALTGASMLLEGEELVYSCSRPLGHHAGISSCGGGAYFNNAALATRYLQKNGDVYVAILDLDFYAGNGTQEIFYDDNTVLTISIHGNPSNHYPYISGYEWEIGDGNGRGYNINFPLKDNINGRTYLRVLEKALLEIEDFDPDFLIIPFGSNTHENDSSTTFNLKNEDYKEIGGMISYLNIPKLFVQEGGFSSQVTESVIGNLFDGLLI; via the coding sequence ATGAAATTTATATATGATCCAAGACATGTTTTTTATTCACCTAAACATGAATTTGATGGATTCAAATTAATAGAAAATAAGGACAAACCTGGAAGAATTGAGGTTATCAAAGAAATAATACAATTAAAATATGGAGATATTATTGTTGGATCAAAAGATTTTCCGCGATCATATTTGTATTTTGTACATTCTTTAGATTTTGTTAATTGGTTAAAAGAGAAGCAATATTATTTAGATGATAATCAAGAATATTTCCCAAATATATTTGGATATGATATGGCTATTGATAGTAAAACTCCAATTAATAAAAATACATTTGAAATGGCATGGATAAGTGCAAAATGCGCATTAACTGGTGCTTCTATGTTATTAGAAGGTGAAGAATTAGTATATTCATGTTCAAGACCTTTAGGACATCATGCCGGAATATCCTCTTGTGGTGGTGGAGCATATTTTAATAATGCAGCATTAGCCACAAGATATTTGCAAAAAAACGGAGATGTTTATGTTGCAATACTCGACTTAGATTTTTATGCAGGAAACGGAACTCAAGAAATTTTTTATGATGATAATACTGTTTTAACTATTAGTATTCATGGAAATCCATCCAATCATTATCCTTATATTTCTGGTTATGAATGGGAAATTGGAGACGGTAATGGAAGAGGATACAATATAAATTTCCCATTAAAAGATAATATCAACGGTAGAACTTATTTAAGAGTTTTAGAAAAAGCATTGTTAGAAATAGAAGATTTTGATCCAGATTTTTTAATTATACCTTTTGGTTCAAATACACATGAAAATGATTCTAGCACTACTTTTAATTTAAAAAATGAAGATTACAAGGAAATAGGTGGAATGATTTCTTATTTAAATATTCCTAAGCTATTCGTTCAAGAAGGTGGATTTTCATCACAAGTTACTGAATCAGTAATTGGTAATTTGTTTGATGGCTTATTAATATAA
- the rpiB gene encoding ribose 5-phosphate isomerase B → MKISIGSDHAAFSMKEHIKKYLEKKGIEVIDEGPYNNDRVDYPIYAKKVADRIVNKEADFGILMCGTGLGMSIAANKVKGIRAALAYYPKMAELARQHNNANILVLGGRTMGFELAEWTVDTFLKTSFEGGRHENRLNLISEMEE, encoded by the coding sequence ATGAAAATATCTATTGGTTCTGATCACGCAGCATTTTCTATGAAAGAACATATTAAAAAATATTTAGAAAAAAAAGGAATTGAAGTAATTGATGAAGGTCCATATAATAATGATAGAGTTGATTATCCAATATATGCAAAAAAAGTCGCAGACAGAATTGTAAATAAAGAAGCGGATTTTGGCATTTTGATGTGTGGTACAGGATTAGGAATGTCAATTGCTGCAAACAAAGTTAAAGGAATACGAGCTGCTTTAGCTTACTATCCAAAAATGGCAGAATTAGCTCGACAACATAATAATGCTAATATTTTAGTATTAGGTGGAAGAACAATGGGTTTTGAACTTGCAGAATGGACAGTAGATACATTTTTAAAAACTTCTTTTGAAGGAGGCAGACATGAAAATAGGTTAAACTTAATTTCCGAAATGGAGGAATGA